A single region of the Paraburkholderia sprentiae WSM5005 genome encodes:
- a CDS encoding BTH_I0359 family protein, whose product MQMIYNSPNYCVVEFPPQEGLLAMKSGGYEIVDKNMQREIYIDGAMAARFREHVQKLIEGEPTLDEVDEFLGQFDSLMHQPVILH is encoded by the coding sequence ATGCAAATGATCTATAACAGCCCTAACTATTGCGTCGTCGAGTTTCCTCCGCAGGAAGGTCTGCTGGCCATGAAGTCGGGCGGCTACGAGATTGTCGACAAGAACATGCAGCGCGAGATCTACATCGACGGTGCAATGGCGGCGCGTTTTCGCGAGCATGTGCAAAAGCTGATCGAAGGCGAGCCGACGCTCGACGAGGTCGACGAATTCCTCGGCCAGTTCGACAGTCTGATGCATCAACCGGTGATCCTGCATTGA
- a CDS encoding enoyl-CoA hydratase/isomerase family protein has protein sequence MSQPSQPNDAYYAHYQSLRLQRHPHGVLEVVMSGEGANRSALATANARMHYELAEIWRDIDRDPDTRVAIIRGEGKGFSAGGDLQLVEDMANDFEVRARVWREARDLVYNVINCGKPIVSAMHGPAVGAGLVAGLLADISIAAKTARIIDGHTRLGVAAGDHAAIVWPLLCGMAKAKYYLLLCEPVSGEEAERIGLVSLAVEESDLLPKAFEVARKLTDGSQTAIRWTKYALNNWLRTAGPAFDTSLALEFMGFAGPDVREGLSSLRERRAPDFGAGDPRNDQRS, from the coding sequence ATGTCTCAGCCATCCCAACCGAACGACGCGTACTACGCGCACTACCAGTCACTGCGTTTGCAGCGTCACCCGCACGGCGTGCTCGAAGTCGTGATGAGCGGCGAGGGCGCGAATAGGAGCGCTCTCGCGACCGCGAACGCGCGCATGCATTACGAGCTCGCGGAGATCTGGCGCGACATCGATCGCGATCCCGACACGCGCGTTGCGATCATTCGCGGCGAGGGCAAGGGCTTTTCGGCCGGCGGCGATCTGCAGCTCGTCGAGGACATGGCGAACGATTTCGAGGTGCGCGCGCGCGTGTGGCGTGAGGCACGCGACCTCGTCTACAACGTGATCAACTGCGGCAAGCCGATCGTCTCGGCGATGCACGGTCCGGCGGTCGGCGCGGGGCTCGTCGCGGGGCTGCTCGCCGATATCTCGATCGCGGCGAAGACGGCGCGCATCATCGACGGACACACGCGCCTCGGCGTCGCCGCGGGCGATCATGCGGCGATCGTGTGGCCGCTTCTGTGCGGCATGGCGAAGGCGAAGTACTACCTGCTGCTGTGCGAGCCGGTGAGTGGCGAGGAGGCTGAGCGCATCGGACTCGTGTCGCTTGCCGTCGAGGAAAGCGATCTGCTGCCGAAGGCGTTCGAAGTCGCGCGCAAGCTCACCGACGGTTCGCAGACCGCGATCCGCTGGACCAAGTACGCGCTGAACAACTGGCTGCGCACGGCGGGACCGGCGTTCGATACGTCGCTCGCGCTCGAATTCATGGGTTTCGCCGGGCCGGATGTGCGCGAGGGTCTGAGCTCGTTGCGAGAGCGGCGCGCGCCGGACTTTGGCGCGGGCGATCCACGCAACGATCAGCGATCCTGA
- a CDS encoding type III pantothenate kinase codes for MTQRAPYLLIDAGNSRIKWALVQPDGTQLASGALAHDELAGPPARPGAQPAWTDRPAPCGAWLSNVAGAEVGTRIAALVDAHWPRLPLATISASARQCGVTNCYATPHSLGSDRWAGMIGAHATFPGEHLLLATFGTATTLEALRADGAFIGGLIAPGWALMMRSLGEHTAQLPALDAAHARSLLDAADATRRGPFFATDTPRSLSAGCTLAQAGLIERMWRDLQDEWQVAVRLVVSGGAADAVASALKVPHTRHDSLVLSGLALIAAEDAARQRV; via the coding sequence ATGACGCAGCGCGCGCCTTATCTGCTGATCGACGCGGGCAATAGCCGGATCAAGTGGGCGCTGGTGCAGCCGGATGGGACGCAGTTGGCGAGCGGCGCGCTCGCGCATGACGAGCTTGCCGGTCCGCCCGCCCGGCCGGGTGCGCAACCGGCCTGGACAGATCGGCCGGCGCCATGCGGCGCGTGGCTCTCGAACGTCGCCGGCGCGGAGGTCGGGACGCGCATCGCGGCGCTCGTCGATGCGCACTGGCCGCGCCTGCCGCTTGCGACGATCAGCGCGAGCGCTCGCCAATGCGGCGTGACCAATTGCTACGCGACACCGCACTCGCTCGGCAGCGACCGCTGGGCCGGCATGATCGGCGCGCACGCGACCTTTCCCGGCGAGCATCTGCTGCTCGCGACCTTCGGCACCGCGACGACGCTCGAGGCCTTGCGCGCGGACGGCGCGTTCATCGGCGGATTGATTGCGCCGGGCTGGGCGCTGATGATGCGCTCGCTCGGTGAGCATACCGCGCAACTGCCGGCACTCGACGCCGCGCACGCACGCAGTCTGCTCGACGCGGCCGACGCGACCCGCCGCGGTCCGTTCTTCGCGACGGATACGCCGCGCTCACTGTCGGCGGGCTGCACGCTGGCGCAGGCGGGATTGATCGAGCGGATGTGGCGGGATCTGCAGGATGAGTGGCAGGTGGCGGTGCGTCTCGTGGTCAGCGGCGGCGCCGCCGACGCAGTGGCGAGCGCGCTGAAAGTACCGCATACTCGCCACGATTCGCTGGTGCTGTCGGGGCTTGCACTGATCGCCGCCGAGGATGCGGCGCGGCAGCGCGTCTGA
- the rfaE2 gene encoding D-glycero-beta-D-manno-heptose 1-phosphate adenylyltransferase, with protein MTAIFERKILTRDALAELRPSLRAPVVLTNGVFDILHRGHVTYLADAKALGACLIVGVNSDASVRMLGKGDDRPINNEADRMALLAALESVDYVVGFGEKTPVELIAALRPDILVKGGDYDMDALPESALVRGWGGKALAIAFEHDRSTTALLKKVRTPG; from the coding sequence ATGACCGCCATCTTTGAACGCAAGATTCTGACGCGCGATGCCCTCGCGGAACTGCGTCCTTCGCTGCGCGCCCCCGTCGTGTTGACGAACGGCGTGTTCGATATCCTGCATCGCGGTCACGTGACCTATCTGGCCGACGCGAAGGCGTTGGGTGCGTGCCTTATCGTCGGCGTCAATAGCGACGCGTCGGTTCGGATGCTAGGCAAGGGCGACGACCGGCCGATCAACAACGAGGCCGACCGCATGGCCTTGCTCGCGGCGCTGGAAAGCGTCGACTACGTGGTGGGCTTCGGCGAGAAGACGCCGGTCGAGCTGATTGCCGCGCTGCGCCCGGACATTCTCGTGAAGGGCGGCGACTACGACATGGACGCGCTGCCTGAATCGGCGCTCGTGCGTGGCTGGGGCGGCAAGGCGCTCGCCATAGCGTTCGAGCACGATCGCTCGACGACCGCGCTGTTGAAGAAGGTGCGCACGCCGGGTTGA
- a CDS encoding IclR family transcriptional regulator, whose protein sequence is MSANARSGTIRTRTDPASADDPLDHADLTDATRADAETSEPGEEKLRSGIQSIEVGFRLLDVLTHEPHAMMLRDLAQRAGMSPAKAHRYLVSFLRLGVVAQDPLSGRYELGGFALQLGLARLARVDGVKLARIALAALRDRLDLTVGIAVWGNQGPTMVHWMESSYPAKASLKLGDVMPLLSSATGLLFAAYLPSGKTAAMLERELADSRRSSHSGAPRTREDVDKVLAEVREHEAARVEGMLLPTIHAFSMPVFDSTGELALGLVALGHEGAFDIRWGGEIDTALRECARKLSYELGYSATPRSEPG, encoded by the coding sequence ATGTCCGCCAACGCCCGCTCCGGCACGATCCGCACCCGCACCGATCCCGCGTCCGCCGACGATCCGCTGGACCACGCCGATCTCACCGACGCAACCAGGGCCGATGCCGAAACCAGCGAACCCGGCGAAGAAAAACTACGCTCGGGCATCCAGTCGATCGAGGTCGGTTTCAGGCTGCTCGACGTTCTAACCCACGAGCCGCACGCGATGATGTTGCGCGATCTCGCGCAGCGCGCCGGCATGAGTCCGGCGAAGGCGCATCGCTATCTGGTCAGCTTTCTGCGCCTCGGCGTGGTCGCGCAGGACCCGCTGTCGGGCCGCTACGAACTCGGCGGTTTCGCTTTGCAGCTGGGGCTCGCGCGGCTTGCGCGCGTCGACGGTGTGAAGCTCGCGCGCATCGCGCTCGCCGCGCTTCGCGACCGGCTCGATCTGACGGTCGGCATCGCGGTGTGGGGCAATCAGGGACCGACGATGGTGCACTGGATGGAGTCGAGTTATCCGGCCAAGGCATCGCTGAAACTCGGCGACGTGATGCCCTTGCTCAGCTCGGCGACCGGTCTGCTGTTTGCCGCCTACCTGCCGTCCGGCAAGACCGCCGCGATGCTCGAGCGCGAGCTGGCCGACTCGCGGCGCTCGTCGCATAGCGGCGCGCCGCGCACCCGCGAAGACGTCGACAAGGTGCTCGCCGAGGTGCGCGAACACGAGGCCGCGCGCGTCGAAGGCATGCTGCTCCCGACGATCCACGCGTTTTCGATGCCGGTGTTCGATTCGACCGGAGAACTCGCGCTCGGTCTCGTTGCGCTCGGCCATGAGGGCGCGTTCGATATCCGCTGGGGCGGCGAGATCGATACCGCGCTGCGTGAATGCGCGCGCAAGCTGTCCTACGAACTCGGCTATAGTGCGACGCCGCGTAGCGAACCGGGTTGA
- a CDS encoding homocysteine S-methyltransferase family protein yields the protein MTQPAQSATPVRSEPAYTRGAALPALLNSRILILDGAMGTMIQRYKLDEARYRGERFKDYTRDIKGNNELLSITQPQIISEIHEQYLAAGADIIETNTFGATTVAQADYGMESLAVEMNLESAKLARAACDRYATPDKPRFVAGAIGPTPKTASISPDVNDPGARNVTFDELHAAYYDQAKALLDGGADLFLVETIFDTLNAKAALFALDELFENTGERLPIMISGTVTDASGRILSGQTVEAFWNSLRHAKPLTFGLNCALGAALMRPYIAELAKLCDTYVSCYPNAGLPNPMSDTGFDELPADTSGLLKEFAEAGLVNIAGGCCGTTPEHIAAIAKALAELKPRKWPSQYRDAA from the coding sequence ATGACCCAGCCTGCTCAATCCGCCACGCCAGTCCGTTCCGAGCCCGCCTATACCCGCGGCGCAGCGCTGCCCGCGCTGCTGAACTCGCGCATCCTGATCCTCGACGGCGCGATGGGCACGATGATCCAGCGCTACAAGCTCGACGAAGCCCGCTATCGCGGCGAGCGCTTCAAGGACTACACGCGCGACATCAAAGGCAACAACGAATTGCTGTCGATCACCCAGCCGCAGATCATCTCCGAGATTCACGAGCAATATCTGGCGGCGGGCGCGGACATCATCGAGACCAACACGTTCGGTGCGACCACGGTTGCGCAGGCCGACTACGGCATGGAGTCGCTCGCCGTCGAGATGAACCTCGAATCGGCGAAACTCGCGCGCGCCGCATGTGACAGATACGCGACGCCGGACAAGCCGCGCTTCGTCGCGGGCGCGATCGGCCCGACGCCGAAAACCGCGAGCATTTCGCCGGACGTCAACGATCCGGGCGCGCGCAACGTGACCTTCGACGAACTGCACGCCGCCTACTACGACCAGGCGAAAGCGCTGCTCGACGGTGGCGCCGACCTGTTCCTCGTCGAAACGATCTTCGACACGCTGAACGCGAAGGCCGCGCTGTTCGCGCTCGACGAGCTGTTCGAAAACACCGGCGAGCGGCTGCCGATCATGATCTCGGGCACCGTCACCGATGCGTCGGGCCGCATTCTGTCGGGCCAGACCGTCGAGGCCTTCTGGAACTCGCTGCGTCACGCGAAACCGCTCACGTTCGGCCTGAACTGCGCGCTCGGCGCGGCGCTGATGCGCCCGTACATCGCCGAGCTCGCGAAGCTGTGCGACACCTACGTGTCGTGCTACCCGAACGCCGGCCTGCCGAATCCGATGAGCGACACGGGCTTCGACGAATTGCCCGCGGATACCTCGGGGCTGCTGAAGGAGTTCGCGGAAGCGGGGCTCGTGAATATCGCGGGCGGCTGCTGCGGCACGACGCCCGAGCACATCGCGGCGATCGCGAAAGCGCTCGCCGAGCTGAAGCCGCGCAAGTGGCCCAGCCAGTATCGTGACGCGGCCTGA
- a CDS encoding fumarylacetoacetate hydrolase family protein codes for MKLASLKDGTRDGQLIVVSRDLHTAAIADAIAPTLQRVLDDWAFYAPQLHELYDALNQGRARNSFSFDAKECMAPLPRAFQWADGSSYVNHVELVRRARGAQMPPEFWTDPLMYQGGSDDFIGPRDDVICASEEYGIDFEAEVAVITGDVPMGVTPEQALRGVRLVALVNDVSLRNLIPAELAKGFGFFQSKPATSFAPVAVTPDELGEHWREGRVHRPMIVHWNGKKVGQPDAGTDMVFHFGQLISHAAKTRNLRAGSIVGSGTVSNKDAKRGYCCIAEKRCLETIEHGAPQTEFMKYGDTVKIEMFDEAGKSIFGAIEQSIAPLD; via the coding sequence ATGAAACTTGCCTCGCTGAAGGACGGCACGCGCGACGGTCAACTGATCGTCGTGTCCCGCGACCTGCACACAGCGGCCATCGCCGACGCGATCGCGCCCACGCTGCAGCGCGTGCTCGACGACTGGGCCTTCTATGCGCCGCAACTGCACGAACTCTACGACGCGCTGAACCAGGGCCGCGCGCGCAACAGCTTTTCGTTCGACGCGAAGGAGTGCATGGCGCCGCTGCCGCGCGCGTTCCAGTGGGCCGATGGCTCGTCGTACGTGAACCACGTCGAGCTCGTGCGGCGCGCGCGCGGCGCGCAAATGCCGCCCGAGTTCTGGACCGACCCGCTCATGTACCAGGGCGGCAGCGATGACTTCATCGGCCCGCGCGACGATGTCATCTGCGCATCGGAAGAGTACGGCATCGACTTCGAGGCCGAAGTCGCGGTCATCACCGGCGACGTGCCGATGGGCGTGACGCCCGAGCAGGCGCTGCGCGGCGTGCGGCTGGTTGCGCTCGTCAACGACGTGTCGCTGCGCAATCTGATCCCCGCCGAACTCGCGAAGGGCTTCGGTTTTTTCCAGAGCAAGCCGGCCACGTCGTTCGCGCCGGTCGCGGTGACCCCGGACGAACTCGGCGAACACTGGCGCGAGGGGCGCGTGCACCGGCCGATGATCGTCCATTGGAACGGCAAGAAGGTCGGCCAGCCCGATGCGGGCACCGACATGGTGTTTCACTTCGGTCAGCTGATCTCGCATGCAGCGAAAACGCGCAATCTGCGTGCCGGTTCTATCGTCGGTTCGGGCACGGTGTCGAACAAGGACGCGAAGCGTGGTTACTGCTGTATCGCCGAGAAGCGCTGCCTCGAAACCATCGAGCACGGCGCGCCGCAAACGGAGTTCATGAAGTACGGCGACACGGTGAAGATCGAAATGTTCGACGAGGCGGGCAAATCGATTTTCGGTGCGATCGAGCAGAGCATCGCGCCGCTCGATTGA
- a CDS encoding PhaM family polyhydroxyalkanoate granule multifunctional regulatory protein, whose translation MTDTTGSAPPFPGFPGFPPAEMLDRMWGMIRLSPFGAAMTGAQPGGGTSPSLSMMSDMMAPLTSVEELDKRITDMRAVEQWLKLNLSMLQSAIQALEVQRATLATLRAFGAFAQSSMSQPAAAASSSAASPAPAPSWATPAAPAPESAAQADSDEEEAPGAPAFDASAWWNLLQSQFNQIAQFAMTQPSVAVAAAGGGTQGQPEPSKAGDATRADAPGPAAPGAAAQNAKPAAKRPAAKRAATSAKRAAGEGASAATPKKST comes from the coding sequence ATGACCGACACCACTGGCTCCGCGCCGCCCTTTCCCGGCTTTCCCGGTTTTCCGCCCGCTGAAATGCTCGATCGCATGTGGGGCATGATTCGGCTGTCGCCGTTCGGCGCCGCCATGACGGGCGCGCAGCCGGGGGGCGGCACGAGCCCGTCGCTATCGATGATGTCCGACATGATGGCGCCGCTCACGAGCGTCGAGGAACTCGACAAGCGCATCACCGACATGCGCGCGGTCGAACAATGGCTGAAGCTGAATCTGAGCATGCTGCAGTCGGCGATCCAGGCGCTCGAAGTGCAACGCGCGACGCTAGCGACGCTGCGCGCGTTCGGCGCGTTCGCGCAGTCGTCGATGTCGCAGCCGGCGGCGGCTGCGTCGAGTTCTGCCGCGAGCCCGGCGCCGGCACCGAGTTGGGCGACGCCGGCCGCGCCCGCGCCCGAAAGCGCCGCCCAGGCCGATAGTGACGAAGAGGAAGCGCCCGGGGCGCCCGCTTTCGATGCATCCGCGTGGTGGAATCTGCTGCAATCACAGTTCAACCAGATCGCGCAGTTCGCGATGACGCAGCCGTCCGTCGCGGTCGCCGCGGCGGGCGGAGGCACGCAGGGCCAGCCGGAGCCGTCGAAGGCCGGGGATGCCACGCGCGCCGATGCGCCGGGCCCCGCCGCGCCGGGCGCGGCCGCGCAAAACGCGAAGCCCGCGGCCAAACGGCCGGCCGCGAAGCGCGCAGCGACGTCGGCCAAACGCGCGGCCGGCGAGGGGGCTAGCGCGGCAACGCCGAAAAAGTCGACCTGA
- a CDS encoding alpha/beta fold hydrolase — protein MQVNINGIETRYVLSNEGGGPWLTFIHQLGGDLSIWDQMAGYFRDDYTVLRYDVRGHGHSAVAREPFGMRDLADDLAKLLDALGARTTHLVGLSLGGMIAQQFALDHPSRIDTLTIADSTGGTPPENRALWDQRAHAARSDGMAALLPSTLARWLTPDFHAGHPEAVEPIRETFVRTPPEGFAMACEALRDFDLRGHHGAIRCPTLTVAGRHDTGTPPAATQAIAEAIEGARFELLDAAHLAPIEQSHRFAALLESFLERRV, from the coding sequence ATGCAAGTGAACATCAACGGTATCGAAACACGCTATGTGCTGAGCAACGAAGGCGGCGGCCCGTGGCTCACCTTCATTCATCAGCTGGGCGGTGATCTTTCTATCTGGGATCAGATGGCCGGCTATTTCCGCGACGATTACACGGTGCTGCGCTACGACGTGCGCGGCCACGGCCACAGCGCGGTCGCGCGCGAGCCGTTCGGCATGCGCGATCTGGCCGACGATCTGGCCAAACTGCTCGATGCCCTCGGCGCGCGGACGACGCACCTGGTCGGCCTGTCGCTCGGCGGCATGATCGCGCAGCAATTCGCGCTCGACCATCCATCGCGTATCGACACGCTGACGATTGCCGACAGCACCGGCGGCACCCCGCCCGAAAACCGTGCGTTATGGGATCAGCGCGCCCACGCCGCGCGCAGCGACGGCATGGCGGCGCTGTTGCCGTCGACGCTCGCGCGTTGGCTCACGCCCGACTTTCATGCCGGGCATCCCGAAGCGGTCGAGCCGATCCGTGAAACATTTGTGCGCACGCCGCCGGAGGGTTTTGCGATGGCCTGCGAAGCGCTGCGCGACTTCGACCTGCGCGGGCACCACGGCGCGATCCGCTGTCCGACGCTGACGGTGGCCGGACGTCACGACACTGGCACGCCCCCTGCTGCTACACAGGCGATAGCGGAGGCGATCGAGGGCGCCCGCTTCGAGTTGCTGGACGCGGCGCATCTCGCGCCAATCGAGCAATCTCACCGTTTTGCCGCGTTGCTTGAATCGTTTCTGGAGCGGCGAGTCTAA
- a CDS encoding ABC transporter substrate-binding protein, translating into MPRLDFPAAEQRRARSSSIQARTSAPGLRQRGRRFARYAATLCATLACAVPLTSFAQVKIGLVLSLTGPAASLGIPARDTVALLPKRIGGQNVDYIVLDDASDTTQAVQDTKKLISENHVDAIIGSSITPNSLAMIDVVAEGETPMISLASSAKIIEPVDAKRRWVFKTPQTDAMMASAIAEHASGHGVKTIAFIGQADALGETFYAEVAKFAQLHHIDVVASERFNRTDPSVTGQVLKILASHPDAVVVGAAGTPAALPPKTLRERGYKGVIYHNHGVGNNDFLRVCGADCNGTFLPASPVLVAAQLPADHPARRLALDYIERFEARHGAGSVSAFGSYTWDAGVLLEHAIPVALKAGAPGTPSFRRALRDALEATRGLADTNGVVNMSAADHLGLDQRARVMVEITNGKWLYQPH; encoded by the coding sequence ATGCCGCGATTGGACTTTCCCGCAGCTGAACAGCGGCGCGCTCGCTCGTCGTCCATTCAAGCGCGTACGAGCGCGCCTGGCTTGCGTCAACGCGGCCGGCGCTTCGCGCGGTACGCCGCGACACTGTGCGCCACGCTCGCCTGCGCAGTGCCACTGACATCGTTCGCGCAGGTGAAGATCGGGCTCGTGCTGTCGCTGACCGGGCCGGCCGCGTCGCTCGGCATTCCCGCGCGCGACACGGTCGCGCTGCTGCCCAAACGGATCGGCGGGCAGAACGTCGACTACATCGTGCTCGACGATGCATCGGACACGACCCAGGCCGTGCAGGACACCAAGAAGCTCATCAGCGAAAACCACGTCGACGCGATCATCGGCTCGTCGATCACGCCGAATTCGCTGGCGATGATCGACGTGGTCGCCGAGGGCGAAACGCCGATGATTTCGCTCGCGTCGTCCGCAAAAATCATCGAACCGGTCGACGCCAAACGTCGCTGGGTCTTCAAGACGCCGCAGACCGACGCGATGATGGCCTCGGCGATCGCCGAGCATGCGAGCGGACACGGCGTGAAGACCATCGCGTTCATCGGCCAGGCCGACGCGCTCGGCGAGACGTTCTACGCCGAGGTCGCAAAGTTCGCGCAACTGCATCACATCGACGTGGTCGCGAGCGAGCGCTTTAACCGCACCGATCCGAGCGTGACGGGTCAGGTGCTGAAAATTCTCGCGAGCCACCCCGACGCGGTGGTGGTTGGCGCGGCCGGCACGCCAGCCGCGCTGCCGCCGAAGACGCTGCGCGAGCGCGGCTACAAGGGCGTCATCTATCACAACCACGGCGTCGGCAATAACGATTTCCTGCGCGTGTGCGGCGCCGACTGCAACGGCACGTTCCTGCCCGCGAGCCCGGTGCTGGTCGCCGCGCAATTGCCGGCCGACCATCCGGCCAGGCGTCTTGCGCTCGATTACATCGAGCGCTTCGAGGCACGGCACGGAGCAGGCAGCGTGTCGGCGTTCGGTTCGTACACGTGGGACGCGGGCGTATTGCTCGAGCACGCAATCCCGGTCGCGCTGAAGGCCGGCGCGCCAGGCACGCCGTCGTTTCGCCGCGCGCTGCGCGACGCGCTCGAAGCAACGCGCGGTCTCGCCGATACGAACGGCGTGGTCAATATGAGCGCGGCCGATCATCTCGGGCTCGATCAACGCGCCCGCGTGATGGTCGAAATCACTAATGGCAAGTGGCTTTATCAGCCGCATTGA
- a CDS encoding ferritin family protein, protein MNTMLYPELYKSLESVRWDMEKDIPWDKFDPSLLTDEQAATIKMNAITEWSALPATEMFLRDNHHDSDFSAFMSVWFFEEQKHSLVLMEYLRRFKPEMVPTEEELHAVRFEFDPAPPLETLMLHFCGEIRLNHWYRRAAEWHTEPVIKHIYETISRDEARHGGAYLRYMKKAMAQTGDIARAAFAKIGVLMASARRTEKPLHPTNLHVNQALFPRDTIQSRLPDPEWLERWLDEQIRFDDGWEKKVVERILHNLSVLFERTFNTAQELNRYRKEVVGRLQAADQNPAHQQPA, encoded by the coding sequence ATGAACACCATGCTTTATCCGGAACTTTATAAATCGCTCGAATCCGTTCGATGGGACATGGAGAAGGACATTCCCTGGGATAAATTCGATCCATCGCTGCTAACCGACGAGCAGGCCGCGACGATCAAGATGAACGCGATCACCGAATGGTCGGCGTTGCCCGCCACGGAAATGTTTCTGCGTGACAATCATCACGACAGCGATTTCTCCGCATTCATGAGCGTGTGGTTCTTCGAGGAGCAGAAACATTCGCTGGTGCTGATGGAGTACCTGCGCCGCTTCAAGCCGGAAATGGTCCCGACCGAAGAGGAACTGCACGCGGTGCGCTTCGAGTTCGATCCCGCGCCGCCGCTCGAAACGCTGATGCTGCACTTCTGCGGCGAAATCCGCCTCAATCACTGGTATCGCCGCGCTGCCGAATGGCACACCGAGCCGGTCATCAAGCACATCTACGAAACCATCTCGCGCGACGAAGCGCGCCACGGCGGCGCGTACCTGCGCTACATGAAGAAGGCGATGGCGCAAACCGGCGACATCGCGCGTGCCGCGTTCGCGAAGATCGGCGTGCTGATGGCGTCGGCGCGTCGCACCGAAAAGCCGCTGCACCCCACCAACCTGCACGTGAACCAGGCGCTGTTCCCGCGCGACACGATCCAGTCGCGTCTGCCGGATCCGGAATGGCTCGAACGCTGGCTCGACGAGCAGATCCGTTTCGACGACGGCTGGGAAAAGAAGGTCGTCGAGCGCATTCTGCACAATCTGTCGGTACTGTTCGAACGCACGTTCAATACCGCGCAGGAACTCAACCGTTATCGCAAGGAAGTGGTCGGGCGCCTGCAGGCCGCTGATCAAAACCCGGCGCATCAGCAGCCGGCGTAA
- a CDS encoding DUF3108 domain-containing protein, with product MHFASATRRRDRLPAFGNGRGRGARAWRWIAVLVAVATVHWIAAQWFERNRVNLNPADRDHVPVQVALLTPEKVERQPAPQPAALAPHPPARKPAASQPREQHVLSALQPAKPNEPAATPASEVAASAPPGAANANASPHANASGNAASAPAAASAPQASQGVKFSVPPSAELEYDTFYNGVRNAPGTIHWASNAQGYEMIVSVPLPFVGPFVFSSHGGIDAFGLAPAQYSEKRGRRAEDIAIFNRNDRKIGFTRTPATLPLPDGAQDRFSVVMQLASLVRGDPDAYKPGVARQFFVVDTDSGENWPIETIGDETIRAAQGYLQTRHFKRLPRRDGDQRRIDVWLAPSLGWLPARILQTEPNGTQFELVWRGELSVDGTSPDHAGDNGAPAAPATPAPADASAVTPEAAPAGAVDSTAPAIIKP from the coding sequence ATGCATTTTGCTTCCGCCACCCGCCGTCGTGATCGCCTGCCAGCTTTCGGCAACGGGCGGGGACGCGGCGCGCGCGCGTGGCGCTGGATTGCGGTGCTCGTGGCGGTGGCCACCGTGCACTGGATCGCGGCGCAATGGTTCGAGCGCAATCGCGTGAATCTGAATCCGGCGGATCGCGATCATGTGCCGGTGCAGGTCGCGCTGCTAACGCCCGAGAAGGTCGAGCGTCAACCAGCGCCGCAGCCGGCCGCGCTGGCACCGCATCCGCCCGCACGTAAGCCCGCGGCGAGTCAGCCGCGCGAGCAGCATGTGTTGAGCGCGTTGCAGCCGGCCAAGCCGAACGAGCCGGCGGCAACGCCGGCATCGGAGGTGGCGGCAAGCGCGCCGCCCGGTGCCGCGAACGCGAACGCATCGCCCCATGCGAATGCCAGCGGCAACGCCGCGAGCGCCCCCGCCGCGGCCAGCGCGCCGCAAGCGTCGCAGGGCGTGAAGTTTTCGGTACCGCCGTCGGCCGAACTCGAATACGACACGTTCTACAACGGTGTGCGCAACGCGCCCGGCACGATCCATTGGGCGAGCAATGCGCAGGGCTACGAAATGATCGTGTCGGTGCCGCTGCCGTTCGTCGGTCCGTTTGTGTTTTCGAGCCACGGCGGCATCGATGCCTTTGGCCTCGCGCCGGCGCAGTACAGCGAAAAGCGTGGCCGTCGCGCGGAAGACATCGCGATCTTCAATCGCAACGACAGGAAAATCGGCTTCACGCGCACGCCGGCCACGTTGCCGTTGCCCGACGGCGCGCAGGACCGCTTCAGCGTCGTGATGCAGCTCGCGAGCCTCGTGCGCGGTGACCCCGACGCCTATAAGCCAGGCGTCGCACGACAGTTTTTCGTGGTCGATACCGATAGCGGCGAGAACTGGCCGATCGAGACGATCGGCGACGAAACGATCCGTGCAGCGCAGGGCTATCTGCAGACGCGTCATTTCAAACGTCTGCCGCGGCGCGATGGCGACCAGCGCCGTATCGACGTGTGGCTCGCGCCGTCGCTCGGCTGGCTGCCCGCGCGCATCCTGCAGACCGAGCCGAACGGTACCCAGTTCGAACTGGTATGGCGTGGCGAGCTCAGTGTCGATGGAACGTCGCCGGATCACGCTGGCGACAACGGCGCGCCGGCCGCACCCGCCACGCCGGCGCCGGCCGACGCATCGGCAGTAACGCCCGAGGCCGCCCCCGCCGGAGCGGTCGATTCGACCGCTCCGGCAATCATCAAACCGTGA